The following proteins are encoded in a genomic region of Gopherus flavomarginatus isolate rGopFla2 chromosome 14, rGopFla2.mat.asm, whole genome shotgun sequence:
- the TERF2IP gene encoding telomeric repeat-binding factor 2-interacting protein 1, translated as MASERAGLARSRTLFLQDDGSPMRFYVRPGPAKLQLAPLILAGGGRLCRVQEPGAVLLAQPDERGATGNFVSTEYVRRCVERNERLPLEQYRLAAEQAPGPAGASAGRSAFTGSEDEAILLYVRDRAQGSVTGTVLWKEMERTRLTPHTWQAMRDRYLRHLRGQEHKYLLGGPGAEPPRSLARSARQPADSEFWRKKVADVPQGVVQDQLTKESSLFQLANKEFEGSESENETSDLQEENPAKDEELKSPEKTVSSQKMELKELVTAEDSAINETQPQEEEKPIRSCPSPTEVADAVKTVQHFMEEFSMDLSTVTQAFLKNSGEVEATSYFLHNSQRLDGYPIWSRQDDLDLQKEDENVKSKLIAKFGAQNVVKRVAFRKS; from the exons ATGGCCTCGGAGCGCGCGGGCCTCGCTCGCTCGCGGACGCTGTTCCTGCAGGACGACGGCAGCCCCATGCGCTTCTACGTGCGGCCCGGGCCCGCCAAGCTGCAGCTCGCGCCGCTGATCCTGGCGGGCGGCGGGCGCCTTTGCCGCGTGCAGGAGCCGGGCGCGGTGCTGCTGGCCCAGCCCGACGAGCGGGGCGCCACGGGCAACTTCGTCTCCACCGAGTACGTGCGGCGCTGCGTGGAGAGGAACGAGCGGCTGCCGCTGGAGCAGTACCGGCTGGCGGCGGagcaggccccgggccccgccgGCGCCTCGGCCGGCCGCTCTGCCTTCACGGGCTCCGAGGACGAGGCCATCCTGCTGTACGTGCGGGACCGGGCGCAGGGCAGCGTCACCGGCACCGTGCTCTGGAAGGAGATGGAGCGGACCCGCCTGACGCCGCACACCTGGCAGGCCATGAGGGACCGCTATCTGCGGCACTTGCGGGGCCAGGAGCACAAGTACCTGCTGGGCGGGCCCGGCGCCGAGCCGCCCCGCAGCCTCGCCAGGAGCGCCCGGCAGCCGGCGGATAGCG aGTTCTGGAGGAAGAAAGTAGCTGATGTACCCCAAGGAGTGGTTCAAGACCAATTAACAAAAGAAAGTAGCCTTTTCCAGCTGGCTAACAAAGAATTTGAAGGCAGTGAG TCAGAAAATGAGACCTCTGACCTTCAGGAAGAAAATCCTGCAAAAGATGAAGAGCTGAAGTCCCCTGAAAAAACAGTCTCCAGTCAGAAAATGGAACTCAAAGAATTGGTAACTGCTGAGGACTCTGCTATAAATGAAACTCAGCCTCAAGAGGAGGAAAAGCCCATAAGGtcttgcccttcccccactgaggTGGCAGATGCAGTGAAGACAGTACAGCACTTCATGGAGGAATTCAGCATGGACCTCTCAACTGTTACACAAGCCTTTCTGAAAAACAGTGGTGAAGTGGAGGCCACTTCCTACTTCTTACATAACAGTCAGCGCTTGGATGGATACCCTATATGGAGCAGACAGGATGATTTAGATTTGCAGAAAGAAGATGAAAATGTCAAAAGCAAATTAATAGCAAAATTTGGAGCTCAGAACGTGGTAAAGCGAGTTGCGTTCAGGAAGAGTTAG
- the CHST4 gene encoding carbohydrate sulfotransferase 4, whose protein sequence is MLKSNKTIVIVALGVQSVVFICFLAQLRSSYSPQEKKPAQVHILILSSWRSGSSFTGQLFSQHPDVFYLMEPAWHVWTAMYRNRAKALQMAARDLIRSVFLCDMSVFDAYMSTQRNKSDLFQWEASRALCSPPACDHFQRNHIISKTACKTLCGKYPFSKVEEACKTYSHTVIKEVRFFDLTVLYPLLIDPSLNLKIIHLVRDPRAVFHSREKTLTALMYDSNIVVGPQNNQGERGPYNVMQEICRSHIRIYTEGTQALLSFLKGRYMLVRYEDIVNDPLAKAAQIYKFAELHFTPKLQVWVYNITHGKGLGMQAFDIGSRDAVNVSQAWRKNLPFQKIAKLQNVCKDAMDLLGYRLVMSEEEQKDMALNLLFTQSLLPSDTEN, encoded by the coding sequence ATGCTGAAGTCAAACAAGACAATAGTGATAGTGGCCCTGGGAGTTCAGTCAGTTGTTTTCATCTGCTTCCTCGCTCAGCTTCGCAGCAGCTATTCCCCTCAAGAAAAGAAGCCAGCTCAGGTGCACATCCTCATTCTCTCTTCCTGGCGGTCAGGATCTTCCTTCACTGGCCAGCTCTTCAGCCAGCACCCTGATGTCTTCTACCTAATGGAACCTGCCTGGCATGTGTGGACAGCCATGTACCGGAACAGGGCCAAAGCCTTACAGATGGCAGCACGTGACCTCATCAGGTCTGTCTTTCTGTGTGACATGTCTGTGTTTGATGCCTACATGTCTACACAGAGGAATAAATctgatttatttcagtgggaggcCAGCCGGGCCCTGTGCTCCCCCCCTGCATGTGACCACTTCCAGCGCAACCACATCATTTCCAAAACCGCCTGCAAGACCCTTTGTGGCAAGTACCCATTCAGCAAGGTGGAGGAAGCTTGCAAGACCTATAGCCACACAGTCATCAAGGAGGTCCGGTTCTTTGATCTGACAGTTCTCTATCCCCTTCTCATTGACCCCTCCCTGAATCTCAAAATCATTCACTTGGTTCGTGACCCCAGGGCTGTGTTCCACTCTCGTGAGAAAACACTGACTGCTCTCATGTACGACAGTAACATTGTGGTGGGGCCCCAGAATAACCAAGGGGAGAGGGGGCCCTACAACGTGATGCAGGAAATCTGTAGAAGTCACATCCGGATTTACACTGAAGGCACCCAGGCCCTTCTCAGCTTCCTCAAAGGCCGCTACATGCTGGTGCGCTATGAAGATATTGTCAATGATCCCCTGGCAAAGGCTGCACAGATATATAAGTTTGCAGAGCTCCACTTCACACCCAAACTTCAGGTGTGGGTGTACAACATCACTCATGGGAAAGGCCTGGGGATGCAGGCCTTTGACATTGGCTCCAGAGATGCAGTGAATGTGTCCCAGGCCTGGAGGAAGAACCTGCCCTTCCAGAAAATAGCAAAGTTGCAAAATGTGTGCAAAGATGCCATGGACCTATTGGGTTATCGACTAGTGATGTCTGAGGAAGAACAGAAGGATATGGCACTGAACCTGCTATTTACCCAGAGCCTTCTACCCAGTGACACGGAGAACTGA